A stretch of Komagataella phaffii GS115 chromosome 2, complete sequence DNA encodes these proteins:
- a CDS encoding Ornithine transporter of the mitochondrial inner membrane — translation MSALTGRPMAPITGEVNDQHKVLFHLPSAIASQKPMLMSYTASILSTTVGFPLDSLKTRMQTHSFNSAFQCFLYTIKSEGYRGLFRGIAAPLVSTSFSKSLGVSIYIFFKTPVTEIRDRYLAYTKLKVDEYPQRNSILNNIPTSLFAGFLSGSLVSLFACPFEFTKLFSQIQILVTKSTASAHNSAQAAPKSTLRVARDIVATDGLKGLYSGYRYHLMRDSTSTALFFTIYETFKMALGAISPDDGYVQGSSIPSAPIVIIISGALSGVFTWATVFPIDTVKAMYQKDIVANILRKRNGEERLPLKKVKIQLFNRRMYRGLGPSVTRSIIGTVVFFSAFEYLMANVA, via the coding sequence ATGAGCGCCCTCACCGGTAGACCAATGGCCCCCATCACGGGTGAAGTGAATGATCAGCATAAAGTTCTATTCCACTTGCCCTCTGCCATTGCTTCGCAGAAACCTATGTTGATGTCATACACTGCATCCATTTTAAGTACAACGGTCGGGTTTCCATTGGACAGTTTAAAGACCCGAATGCAAACTCATTCGTTCAACAGTGCATTTCAATGTTTCCTGTACACCATAAAGTCTGAAGGTTACAGAGGATTGTTCCGAGGAATAGCGGCCCCTTTGGTTAGCACTTCATTTTCTAAATCTTTGGGTGTCTCCATTTacatattcttcaaaacgCCTGTAACTGAAATCAGAGACAGATATCTAGCATACACCAAACTCAAAGTTGACGAATACCCTCAGAGAAATTCCATACTGAATAATATTCCTACTTCACTGTTTGCAGGGTTCCTATCAGGATCGCTGGTATCACTGTTTGCATGTCCCTTTGAATTCACCAAGCTTTTTTCTCAGATCCAAATACTCGTTACCAAGTCCACTGCTTCAGCACATAATTCTGCACAAGCTGCTCCCAAGTCAACGCTGAGAGTAGCTAGGGATATCGTTGCCACAGATGGTCTGAAAGGTCTTTACTCTGGGTACAGATATCATCTGATGCGAGATTCAACTAGTACGGCACTTTTTTTCACAATTTATGAGACATTCAAAATGGCACTCGGGGCCATATCACCGGATGATGGTTATGTTCAGGGGTCGTCTATTCCAAGTGCCCCCATAGTTATAATTATTTCTGGAGCTCTTTCTGGTGTTTTCACATGGGCCACGGTATTTCCTATTGATACTGTCAAGGCAATGTATCagaaagatattgttgCCAATATACtcagaaagagaaatggAGAAGAGAGActtcctttgaagaaggtcaaAATTCAATTGTTTAACAGAAGAATGTATCGGGGACTTGGCCCATCCGTTACCAGATCCATCATAGGTACAGTGGTTTTTTTTAGTGCGTTTGAGTACTTGATGGCCAATGTCGCATAG